From a region of the Corallococcus coralloides DSM 2259 genome:
- a CDS encoding 2Fe-2S iron-sulfur cluster-binding protein → MPKVTFKSPLAEVAVDVPPGTTLLDAAEKGEAQVGHSCGGVCGCSTCHVWVRKGLDSLSEQRDDEMDRLDMGFDVRPYSRLSCQTEVGGEDVTVEITEESLVAFMDENPAIRRKLESEGRWPLKK, encoded by the coding sequence GTGCCCAAGGTCACCTTCAAGAGCCCCCTGGCCGAGGTCGCCGTGGACGTGCCCCCGGGCACCACCCTGCTGGACGCCGCCGAGAAGGGCGAGGCCCAGGTGGGCCACAGCTGCGGCGGCGTGTGCGGGTGCTCCACCTGCCATGTCTGGGTCCGCAAGGGCCTGGACTCGCTGAGCGAGCAGCGGGACGACGAGATGGACCGCCTGGACATGGGCTTCGACGTCCGGCCGTACTCCCGCCTGTCCTGCCAGACGGAGGTCGGCGGCGAGGACGTCACGGTGGAGATCACCGAGGAGTCCCTGGTCGCCTTCATGGATGAGAACCCGGCCATCCGCCGGAAGCTCGAGTCCGAAGGCCGCTGGCCGCTGAAGAAGTAG
- the hscA gene encoding Fe-S protein assembly chaperone HscA yields the protein MSNNGYLQIHDPLKPKGHVVGIDLGTTHSLVASVSQGKPRCVPVDEGDSLLLPSVVHYGRDGGVVVGVRARKLAAEAPTDTIVSVKRFMGRSPDDPETRKLGHYDFAPGANVVRFNVAGGQPVTPIEVSGEILRSLKRRAEAHFSGKVEQAVITVPAYFDDAQRQATRDAGKLAGLEVLRLLNEPTAAALAYGLDKGSQGMFAVYDLGGGTFDISILKLEDGVFEVKSTGGDSALGGDDFDRAIAQHVLQKRGVQAPTPAQVAELMVAARKAKEALTDAAEVTLSVEGHSQPVSRADFEAWIQPLVAKTGAVCRRALKDAGVAAGELDGVILVGGSTRVPAVRRFVAELFGREPLGDIDPDQVVALGAAVQASLLTDTGREDEVLLLDVIPLSLGLETMGGITEKLIPRNSTIPTAAAQVFTTFKDGQTGLDVHVVQGERELVQDNRSLARFTLSGIPSMAAGMARVEVRFQVDADGILSVTAKEQSTGVAQAITVKPSHGLTEEEIEKMLLDSIDFAEDDIQARQLREQQVEAERVLSEADRQLRENAALLEAGEPEAIQAAMARVREAAQGKDYLAVKEALHALDEASRAFIERVMNRAITQVVSGHSVEEY from the coding sequence GTGAGCAACAACGGCTATCTGCAGATCCACGACCCGCTCAAGCCGAAGGGCCACGTGGTGGGCATCGACCTGGGCACGACCCACTCGCTGGTGGCGTCCGTGTCCCAGGGCAAGCCCCGGTGCGTTCCGGTGGACGAGGGCGACTCGCTCTTGCTCCCGTCGGTCGTGCACTACGGTAGGGACGGCGGCGTGGTGGTGGGCGTTCGCGCTCGGAAGCTCGCGGCCGAGGCCCCCACGGACACCATCGTGTCGGTGAAGCGCTTCATGGGCCGCAGCCCGGACGACCCGGAGACGCGCAAGCTGGGCCACTACGACTTCGCCCCCGGCGCCAATGTGGTGCGCTTCAACGTGGCCGGTGGCCAGCCGGTGACGCCCATCGAGGTGTCGGGCGAAATCCTGCGCTCCCTGAAGCGCCGCGCGGAGGCGCACTTCTCCGGCAAGGTGGAGCAGGCCGTCATCACCGTGCCCGCCTACTTTGACGACGCCCAGCGCCAGGCCACCCGCGACGCGGGGAAGCTCGCGGGCCTGGAAGTCCTGCGCCTGCTCAACGAGCCCACCGCCGCCGCGCTGGCGTACGGCCTGGACAAGGGCAGCCAGGGGATGTTCGCCGTCTACGACCTGGGCGGCGGCACGTTCGACATCTCCATCCTCAAGCTGGAGGACGGCGTCTTCGAGGTGAAGTCCACCGGCGGCGATTCGGCCCTCGGCGGCGACGACTTCGACCGCGCCATCGCGCAGCACGTGCTCCAGAAGCGGGGCGTCCAGGCCCCCACTCCGGCGCAAGTGGCGGAGCTGATGGTCGCCGCTCGCAAGGCGAAGGAGGCGCTCACCGACGCGGCGGAGGTCACGCTCAGCGTGGAGGGCCACTCCCAGCCGGTGTCCCGCGCGGACTTCGAGGCGTGGATCCAGCCGCTCGTGGCGAAGACGGGCGCGGTGTGCCGGCGGGCCCTGAAGGACGCGGGCGTGGCGGCGGGCGAGTTGGACGGCGTCATCCTGGTGGGCGGCTCCACGCGAGTGCCCGCGGTGCGCCGCTTCGTGGCGGAGCTGTTCGGCCGCGAGCCCCTGGGCGACATCGATCCGGATCAGGTCGTGGCGCTGGGCGCCGCGGTCCAGGCGAGCCTCCTCACCGACACCGGCCGTGAGGACGAGGTGCTGCTGCTGGACGTCATCCCCCTGTCGCTGGGCCTGGAGACGATGGGCGGCATCACGGAGAAGCTCATTCCGCGCAACTCCACCATCCCCACGGCGGCGGCGCAGGTGTTCACCACGTTCAAGGACGGCCAGACGGGCCTGGACGTGCACGTGGTGCAGGGCGAGCGCGAGCTGGTACAGGACAACCGCAGCCTCGCGCGCTTCACCCTCTCCGGCATCCCCTCCATGGCGGCCGGCATGGCCCGCGTGGAGGTGCGCTTCCAGGTGGACGCGGACGGCATCCTGTCCGTCACCGCCAAGGAGCAGAGCACCGGCGTGGCGCAGGCCATCACCGTGAAGCCCAGCCACGGCCTGACGGAGGAGGAGATCGAGAAGATGCTCCTCGACTCCATCGACTTCGCGGAGGACGACATCCAGGCCCGCCAGCTGCGCGAGCAGCAGGTGGAGGCCGAGCGCGTCCTCTCCGAGGCCGACCGGCAGCTTCGCGAGAACGCGGCCCTGCTGGAGGCCGGCGAGCCGGAGGCCATCCAGGCCGCCATGGCCCGCGTGCGCGAAGCGGCGCAGGGCAAGGACTACCTGGCCGTGAAGGAGGCCCTGCACGCGCTGGACGAGGCGTCCCGGGCGTTCATCGAACGGGTCATGAACCGCGCCATCACCCAGGTGGTGTCCGGCCATTCCGTGGAGGAGTACTGA
- the hscB gene encoding Fe-S protein assembly co-chaperone HscB — MRTHFDVFGLPRSHAVDVPALEKQYRELSLQLHPDRVGPGDAKARLAAVEGTTALNEAFKTLKDPVRRAFYLLKLHGVDLDREDAGAQKDMPLEFLEEVMELREALDEAIAAKDLPRAQVMAKDVAGRKAAALQEAVASLGTLEAAGDSPDGVRKASHALGRVRYFTRFLEQVDAFEEEVLA; from the coding sequence GTGAGGACCCACTTCGACGTGTTCGGGCTGCCCCGCTCCCACGCCGTGGACGTGCCGGCCCTGGAGAAGCAGTACCGGGAGCTGTCGCTCCAGCTGCACCCGGACCGCGTCGGCCCTGGTGACGCGAAGGCGCGCCTGGCCGCCGTGGAGGGCACCACCGCCCTCAACGAGGCCTTCAAGACGCTGAAGGACCCGGTGCGCCGCGCCTTCTACCTGCTCAAGCTCCACGGTGTGGACCTGGACCGCGAGGACGCGGGCGCCCAGAAGGACATGCCCCTGGAGTTCCTGGAGGAGGTCATGGAGCTGCGCGAGGCCCTGGATGAAGCCATCGCGGCGAAGGATCTGCCCAGGGCCCAGGTCATGGCGAAGGACGTGGCGGGCCGCAAGGCGGCGGCGCTCCAGGAGGCCGTGGCGTCGCTCGGTACGCTGGAGGCCGCCGGGGATTCTCCGGATGGGGTGAGAAAGGCATCGCACGCGCTGGGGCGGGTGCGCTACTTCACGCGCTTCCTCGAGCAGGTGGACGCGTTCGAGGAGGAGGTGCTCGCGTGA
- a CDS encoding HesB/IscA family protein produces MNEQAQTTQAPQAPPKPAPKGIGLADSAVARLKQLLAERQTPDAGLRIAVKGGGCSGLQYSMEWSEKSRERDKVFERDGVRVFVDPKSYLYLIGTELVFEQTLMASGFKLNNPNVKAACGCGESFSV; encoded by the coding sequence ATGAACGAGCAGGCCCAGACGACCCAGGCCCCTCAGGCGCCCCCCAAGCCGGCCCCCAAGGGCATTGGCCTGGCGGACAGCGCGGTGGCGCGCCTCAAGCAGTTGCTGGCGGAACGGCAGACGCCGGACGCCGGCCTGCGCATCGCCGTGAAGGGCGGCGGGTGCTCCGGCCTCCAGTACTCCATGGAGTGGTCGGAGAAGTCCCGCGAGCGCGACAAGGTGTTCGAGCGCGACGGCGTCCGCGTCTTCGTGGACCCGAAGAGCTACCTGTACCTCATCGGCACGGAGCTGGTGTTCGAGCAGACGCTGATGGCGTCCGGCTTCAAGCTGAACAACCCCAACGTCAAGGCCGCCTGCGGCTGCGGAGAGAGCTTCTCCGTCTGA
- the iscU gene encoding Fe-S cluster assembly scaffold IscU produces the protein MAYSEKVIEHYENPRNVGTLDKNDPNVGTGLVGAPACGDVMRLQLKISDTGVIEDARFKTFGCGSAIASSSLVTEWVKGKTVDQAMTISNKDVARELALPPVKIHCSVLAEDAIKAAIEDFKKKRASRQA, from the coding sequence ATGGCTTACAGCGAGAAGGTCATCGAGCACTACGAGAACCCCCGCAACGTGGGGACGCTCGACAAGAACGACCCGAACGTCGGCACCGGCCTCGTGGGCGCCCCCGCCTGCGGCGACGTGATGCGCCTCCAGCTGAAGATCAGCGATACGGGCGTGATTGAAGACGCGCGGTTCAAGACCTTCGGCTGCGGCTCCGCCATCGCGTCCAGCTCGCTCGTCACCGAGTGGGTAAAGGGCAAGACGGTGGATCAGGCCATGACCATCTCCAACAAGGACGTGGCCCGGGAGCTGGCGCTGCCCCCGGTGAAGATCCACTGCTCCGTGCTGGCCGAGGACGCCATCAAGGCGGCCATCGAAGACTTCAAGAAGAAGCGCGCGTCGCGGCAGGCCTGA
- a CDS encoding IscS subfamily cysteine desulfurase, with amino-acid sequence MNLPIYMDNHATTPLDPRVLEAMLPYLREDFGNAASRNHAFGWKAEAAVEKARRQVADLIGASEKEIVFTSGATESDNLAIKGVIEFYKSKGDHIITLKTEHKAVLDTCKRLERVRQERLDELKLLRLGQLAERDVTPEEVPELAAKFNLDADDTYKKWAEMPTGGARVTYLDVERDGRVSLEKLAAAMTPKTVLVSIMFANNEIGVVQPVAEIGKLCRERGILFHCDAVQGVGKVPFDVEKMNVDLASISAHKMYGPKGVGALYVRRKPRVRIAPMVDGGGHERGMRSGTLNVASIVGFGAAAEVAKLDLPEESARLFRLRERLRTGIMEQLDMVTVNGSLEHRMPGSLNISFSYVEGEALMMSIKDVAVSSGSACTSASLEPSYVLRALGVEEDMAHSSIRFGLGRFNTEEEVDFVIRLVVDKVRKLRDMSPLYEMAKEGIDLKSIEWTAH; translated from the coding sequence CTGAACCTGCCCATCTACATGGACAACCACGCGACCACCCCGCTCGACCCGCGGGTGCTGGAGGCGATGTTGCCCTACCTCCGCGAGGACTTCGGCAACGCGGCCAGCCGCAATCACGCGTTCGGCTGGAAGGCCGAGGCCGCGGTGGAGAAGGCGCGCCGGCAGGTGGCGGACCTCATCGGCGCGTCGGAGAAGGAGATCGTCTTCACCTCCGGCGCCACCGAGTCCGACAACCTGGCCATCAAGGGCGTCATCGAGTTCTACAAGTCCAAGGGCGACCACATCATCACCCTGAAGACCGAGCACAAGGCCGTCCTGGACACCTGCAAGCGCCTGGAGCGCGTGCGCCAGGAGCGCCTGGACGAGCTCAAGCTCCTGCGCCTGGGCCAGCTGGCCGAGCGCGACGTCACGCCGGAAGAAGTCCCGGAGCTGGCGGCGAAGTTCAACCTGGACGCGGACGACACGTACAAGAAGTGGGCGGAAATGCCCACGGGTGGCGCGCGCGTCACCTACCTGGACGTGGAGCGCGACGGCCGCGTGAGCCTGGAGAAGCTGGCCGCGGCGATGACGCCCAAGACGGTGCTCGTCTCCATCATGTTCGCCAACAACGAGATCGGCGTGGTCCAGCCGGTGGCGGAGATTGGCAAGCTGTGCCGTGAGCGCGGCATCCTCTTCCACTGCGACGCGGTGCAGGGCGTGGGCAAGGTGCCCTTCGATGTGGAGAAGATGAACGTCGACCTGGCCTCCATCAGCGCGCACAAGATGTACGGCCCCAAGGGCGTGGGCGCCCTCTACGTGCGCCGCAAGCCGCGCGTGCGCATCGCGCCCATGGTGGACGGCGGCGGCCACGAGCGCGGCATGCGCAGCGGCACGCTGAACGTGGCGTCCATCGTCGGCTTCGGCGCGGCGGCGGAGGTCGCGAAGCTGGACCTGCCGGAGGAATCCGCGCGCCTGTTCCGCCTGCGCGAGCGCCTGCGCACCGGCATCATGGAGCAGTTGGACATGGTGACGGTGAACGGCAGCCTGGAGCACCGCATGCCGGGCAGCCTCAACATCTCCTTCTCCTACGTGGAGGGCGAGGCCCTGATGATGTCCATCAAGGACGTCGCGGTGTCCTCTGGCTCCGCGTGCACGTCCGCGTCGCTGGAGCCCTCCTATGTGCTGCGCGCGCTGGGGGTCGAAGAGGACATGGCGCACAGCTCCATCCGCTTCGGCCTGGGCCGCTTCAACACGGAGGAGGAGGTCGACTTCGTCATCCGCCTCGTGGTGGACAAAGTCCGCAAGTTGCGAGACATGAGCCCCCTGTACGAGATGGCCAAGGAAGGCATCGACCTCAAGAGCATCGAGTGGACCGCCCACTAG
- a CDS encoding SPFH domain-containing protein: MSANAKSQARSNAQDTQQEGMGRPSLIRLEGGLERSRYADGWRAGKPAEDPDKVKKWGLITARPSEFLIHMRRGRVREVSGQGASCFKLPGDSVAIVPTSIQRFQFTADQVTSEKVGVAVTGLAVYRIADPLVAFRMLNFSYPERAQEKLAELLGEMFVGAARRLVANLTVEECLTRRKEGIAEELMREIAPVLSGRGRLEDRTDTGWGVLLDTIEIQDVRVLSSSVFEHMQARFRREQERQAREAELAKERFVRREETEAERVLNLQKLAAREEVRQRTQATEEQAQMEQLAQEARLAQAKMEQARQQQQERTSVEREVALAKLTAQEEVRTRTEALKEQARLEALATDARLEEARLTSERQLAYNRAQGELEELRWEQEAEAAKAQVELERMRRQQEAEAARHDIQLAEARQEAEQLSARLQVLLAKQSIAEAEAGIAELELRRTRAQQGLEMERAKTLRDIENSVSPEVIQLTLARQLPQVAAAFQQQMGEVHVTAVDGANPFGYIAAAVEGVMGLARSAGLKVPASPAQPPAG, from the coding sequence ATGAGCGCCAACGCGAAGTCGCAGGCCCGGAGCAACGCCCAGGACACGCAGCAGGAGGGGATGGGGCGGCCGTCGCTGATCCGCCTGGAGGGAGGGCTGGAGCGCTCGCGCTACGCGGACGGCTGGCGGGCGGGCAAGCCCGCGGAGGACCCGGACAAGGTGAAGAAGTGGGGCCTGATTACGGCGCGGCCCAGCGAGTTCCTCATCCACATGCGCCGGGGGCGCGTGCGCGAGGTGAGCGGCCAGGGGGCGAGCTGCTTCAAGCTGCCGGGAGACTCGGTGGCCATCGTGCCCACCAGCATCCAGCGCTTCCAGTTCACCGCGGATCAGGTGACGAGCGAGAAGGTGGGCGTGGCGGTGACGGGCCTGGCGGTGTACCGCATCGCGGATCCGCTGGTGGCCTTCCGGATGCTCAACTTCAGCTACCCGGAGCGCGCGCAGGAGAAGCTGGCGGAGCTGCTCGGGGAGATGTTCGTGGGCGCGGCGCGCCGGCTGGTGGCGAACCTCACCGTGGAGGAGTGCCTCACCCGGCGCAAGGAGGGCATCGCGGAGGAGCTGATGCGCGAAATCGCGCCCGTGCTCTCCGGGCGGGGCCGGCTGGAGGACCGCACCGACACGGGCTGGGGCGTGCTGCTGGACACGATTGAAATCCAGGACGTGCGCGTCCTGTCCTCCTCCGTCTTCGAGCACATGCAGGCCCGCTTCCGACGGGAGCAGGAGCGGCAGGCACGCGAGGCGGAGCTGGCCAAGGAGCGCTTCGTGCGGCGCGAGGAGACGGAGGCCGAGCGCGTGCTCAACCTCCAGAAGCTCGCCGCGCGCGAGGAGGTCCGCCAGCGCACCCAAGCCACGGAGGAACAGGCGCAGATGGAGCAGCTCGCGCAGGAAGCACGGCTGGCCCAGGCGAAGATGGAGCAGGCGCGCCAGCAGCAGCAGGAGCGCACCTCCGTGGAGCGCGAAGTGGCGCTCGCGAAGCTGACCGCGCAGGAGGAGGTCCGCACGCGCACGGAGGCGCTGAAGGAGCAGGCCCGGCTGGAGGCGCTGGCCACGGACGCGCGCCTGGAGGAGGCGCGGCTCACGAGCGAACGGCAGCTCGCCTACAACCGAGCGCAGGGAGAATTGGAGGAGCTGCGCTGGGAGCAGGAGGCGGAGGCCGCCAAGGCGCAAGTGGAGTTGGAGCGGATGCGCCGCCAGCAGGAGGCGGAGGCCGCGCGTCACGACATCCAGCTGGCCGAGGCCCGGCAGGAGGCCGAGCAGCTGTCCGCCCGGCTCCAGGTGCTGCTGGCGAAGCAGTCCATCGCGGAGGCGGAGGCCGGCATCGCGGAGCTGGAGCTGCGGCGTACCCGCGCGCAGCAGGGACTGGAGATGGAGCGCGCGAAGACGCTGCGCGACATCGAGAACTCGGTGAGTCCGGAGGTCATCCAGCTGACGTTGGCGCGGCAGCTGCCGCAGGTGGCGGCGGCCTTCCAGCAGCAGATGGGCGAGGTGCACGTGACGGCGGTGGATGGAGCGAACCCCTTTGGCTACATCGCCGCCGCCGTGGAGGGGGTGATGGGGCTGGCGCGCTCCGCGGGGCTGAAGGTGCCTGCCTCCCCGGCGCAGCCGCCTGCGGGGTAG
- a CDS encoding protein-disulfide reductase DsbD family protein, whose translation MDTKKLMLAAVVAGVAVAVVPWLLPTGPSAGLDAARFLESGNLAWGALVVFAGGLLTAMTPCVYPLIPITVSVFGARKAEARGRSLALTTAYIVGMGVVFSALGILAAKTGQAFGSMLGSPVVVVGLAVFLLLLASSMFGAFELALPSSMQTKLSNVGGTGIAGAFVMGSVSGFLAAPCTGPVLTGLLAFVAKSANTTLGATLLFIYALGIGVPFFLIGVFTVRLPRGGVWMEWVKSVLGIMLVALAFSYLKDAFPWARDTVKALGAEVGQVPGAVLAAVLVVVGVGVGAVHRSFKEGARDFGFKALGVALVVGALVVRGGALDARPAGELWVRMGLQERPVAPSWQWHHVMPQKAATFDASQFEQVLAAAKKEGRPVLIDFFADWCAACKELDRLTYPSTEVISQAQDSRFLTIKIDATHSEDHLDALMEQLGVEGLPTVAFVNPDGTVLTKPRVTGFLEPVPFAAEMQKVVLQ comes from the coding sequence ATGGACACGAAGAAGCTGATGCTGGCGGCGGTGGTGGCGGGGGTGGCGGTGGCGGTGGTGCCGTGGCTGTTGCCCACGGGGCCGAGCGCCGGGCTGGACGCGGCCCGGTTCCTGGAGTCCGGGAACCTCGCGTGGGGCGCGCTGGTGGTGTTCGCCGGTGGCCTGCTCACCGCGATGACGCCGTGTGTGTACCCGCTCATCCCCATCACCGTGTCGGTGTTCGGCGCGAGGAAGGCGGAGGCGCGGGGCCGCTCGCTGGCGCTGACGACGGCGTACATCGTGGGCATGGGCGTGGTGTTCAGCGCGCTGGGCATCCTGGCGGCGAAGACGGGCCAGGCCTTCGGCTCCATGCTGGGCAGCCCCGTGGTGGTGGTGGGGCTGGCGGTGTTCCTGCTGCTGCTGGCCTCGTCGATGTTCGGCGCGTTCGAGCTGGCGCTGCCGTCGTCCATGCAGACGAAGCTGAGCAACGTGGGCGGCACGGGCATCGCGGGCGCGTTCGTGATGGGCAGCGTGTCCGGGTTCCTGGCGGCGCCGTGCACGGGGCCGGTGCTCACGGGCCTGCTGGCCTTCGTGGCCAAGTCCGCCAACACGACGCTGGGCGCGACGCTGCTGTTCATCTACGCGCTGGGCATCGGCGTGCCGTTCTTCCTCATTGGCGTCTTCACCGTGCGCCTGCCGCGCGGTGGCGTGTGGATGGAGTGGGTGAAGAGCGTGCTGGGCATCATGCTGGTGGCGCTCGCGTTCTCGTACCTGAAGGACGCCTTCCCCTGGGCGCGCGACACCGTGAAGGCGCTGGGCGCCGAGGTGGGCCAGGTGCCCGGCGCGGTGCTGGCCGCGGTGCTGGTGGTGGTGGGCGTGGGGGTGGGCGCGGTGCACCGTTCGTTCAAGGAGGGCGCGCGCGACTTCGGCTTCAAGGCGCTGGGGGTGGCGCTGGTGGTGGGCGCGCTGGTGGTGCGCGGCGGCGCGCTGGACGCGCGGCCCGCGGGTGAGCTGTGGGTGCGCATGGGGCTCCAGGAGCGCCCGGTGGCGCCGTCCTGGCAGTGGCACCACGTGATGCCGCAGAAGGCGGCGACGTTCGACGCGAGCCAGTTCGAGCAGGTGCTCGCGGCGGCGAAGAAGGAGGGCCGCCCGGTGCTCATCGACTTCTTCGCGGACTGGTGCGCGGCCTGCAAGGAGCTGGACCGGCTGACGTATCCGTCCACGGAGGTCATCTCCCAGGCGCAGGACAGCCGCTTCCTCACCATCAAGATCGACGCGACCCACAGCGAGGACCATCTGGACGCGCTGATGGAGCAACTGGGCGTGGAGGGCCTGCCCACGGTGGCCTTCGTGAACCCGGACGGCACCGTGCTGACGAAGCCGCGAGTGACGGGCTTCCTGGAGCCCGTGCCCTTCGCGGCGGAGATGCAGAAGGTCGTCCTCCAGTAG
- a CDS encoding tRNA-uridine aminocarboxypropyltransferase: MRSSTPEDLSGRCERCYLPTALCLCADVPVIPTRTELLIIRHNKESQKSTNTARIAALALPRCHIVSYGAPGAPFDASVLDTPDTWLLFPDAPEAEGPPPKRLVIIDGSWAQARRMVQRVPALRRLPGLRLPPPAPDTRRLRKPPHPDGMSTLEAMAGALARLEGEELAKPLLTLHELMIERVLASRGRLGWENYL, translated from the coding sequence ATGAGGTCGAGCACCCCGGAGGACCTGTCGGGCCGCTGTGAGCGGTGCTACCTGCCCACGGCCCTGTGCCTGTGCGCGGACGTGCCCGTCATCCCCACGCGCACGGAGCTGCTGATCATCCGGCACAACAAGGAGTCGCAGAAGAGCACCAACACGGCGCGCATCGCGGCGCTGGCCCTGCCCCGCTGCCACATCGTGTCCTATGGCGCGCCCGGAGCGCCCTTCGACGCGTCGGTGCTGGACACGCCGGACACGTGGCTGCTCTTCCCGGACGCACCGGAGGCGGAGGGGCCGCCGCCGAAGCGGCTCGTCATCATCGACGGGAGCTGGGCGCAGGCGCGGCGCATGGTGCAGCGAGTCCCCGCCCTGCGCCGGCTGCCAGGCCTGAGGCTGCCGCCGCCCGCGCCGGACACGCGCCGCCTGCGCAAGCCGCCGCACCCGGACGGGATGTCCACGCTGGAGGCCATGGCCGGCGCGCTCGCGCGGCTGGAGGGCGAGGAGCTCGCGAAGCCGCTGCTCACGCTGCACGAGCTGATGATCGAGCGCGTGCTCGCGAGCCGCGGCCGGCTGGGCTGGGAGAACTACCTCTAG
- a CDS encoding RNA polymerase sigma factor codes for MVPGREEPPVREGSGGEFAAFAIRHQPVLVAIARNVCGKGASDCDDLVQDVLLRALLQWERLKRWPEPARRAWLVRVLHNRFLDQCRRQGAETDRRVDLHNVHMLFEDPEDAPEPEQWECVTEDELRQAVARLNEKLRQAFELHARGLRHAEIARRMNTPSAGTVGTWLFHARRRLKAMLHDTAERRRQERER; via the coding sequence ATGGTGCCAGGGAGGGAGGAGCCGCCAGTCCGGGAGGGCTCTGGAGGGGAGTTCGCCGCGTTCGCGATCCGCCATCAGCCGGTGCTGGTCGCCATCGCGCGCAATGTCTGTGGCAAGGGTGCCAGTGATTGCGACGACCTGGTGCAGGACGTGCTCTTGCGCGCGCTCCTGCAATGGGAGCGGCTCAAGCGCTGGCCGGAGCCCGCACGCCGCGCGTGGCTGGTGCGCGTGCTGCACAACCGGTTCCTGGACCAGTGCCGCCGCCAGGGCGCGGAGACGGACCGCCGGGTGGACCTGCACAACGTCCACATGCTCTTCGAGGATCCGGAGGACGCGCCGGAGCCCGAGCAGTGGGAGTGCGTCACGGAGGACGAGCTGCGCCAGGCCGTGGCGCGGCTCAACGAGAAGCTGCGCCAGGCGTTCGAACTGCACGCGCGGGGCCTGCGCCATGCGGAGATCGCCCGGCGGATGAACACCCCCAGCGCGGGAACGGTGGGCACGTGGCTCTTCCACGCCCGCCGCCGCCTCAAGGCCATGCTCCACGACACCGCGGAACGCCGCCGCCAGGAGAGGGAACGATGA
- a CDS encoding anti-sigma factor family protein: MSTAACEDLQPFLDGSLSAEDQRRVRGHLATCDVCARRFHDLLQLEMLARLALEDPAESERWVSARQARDTVPGSDWDDVPENWPGDVLAAQVPPPPEREGRAWHQGARRFRRRCPGCANCCPWFAKTEAVEAVSAPRLPCPRTSRSGATLLRPRTRR; the protein is encoded by the coding sequence ATGAGCACCGCCGCGTGTGAGGATCTCCAGCCCTTCCTGGACGGGAGCCTGTCCGCCGAGGACCAGCGCCGCGTCCGGGGCCACCTGGCCACCTGCGACGTCTGCGCCCGCCGCTTCCACGACCTCCTGCAACTGGAGATGCTCGCGAGGCTCGCGCTGGAGGACCCGGCGGAGAGCGAGCGCTGGGTGTCCGCCCGCCAGGCCCGCGACACGGTGCCCGGGTCCGACTGGGACGACGTGCCGGAGAACTGGCCCGGGGACGTGCTCGCCGCGCAGGTGCCTCCGCCCCCGGAGCGCGAGGGCCGGGCCTGGCACCAGGGCGCCCGCCGCTTCCGCCGCCGCTGCCCGGGGTGCGCCAACTGCTGCCCCTGGTTCGCGAAGACGGAGGCGGTGGAGGCCGTCAGCGCGCCGCGCCTTCCGTGCCCGCGCACCAGCCGCTCCGGCGCGACGCTGCTGCGCCCCCGCACACGCCGCTAG
- a CDS encoding zf-HC2 domain-containing protein — translation MDLWCKKLYRFLDGELESGDEEHFRLHLALCRACASGLHDAMQLEMLSVQALCGAVAHNDAPPPPTPSVRAPFRLSLPRGRWRHALGAVLAMGLGALAAFMTGDGFRPGDAWRADASARELEARIAYPAADRYLPYVPVRTGAGGTAALATEPPVPLRTLAALEERGDLHGIAAAYLVRGELRQASDFLARSAPSLDRDSDRAVVAMAAGDWRRALDLLEGVLRQAPDHPQALWNRALVLRAMGLPLQAAEAFEAVARRGEPGWSEEAGIRALALRQGGSFLK, via the coding sequence ATGGATCTCTGGTGCAAGAAGCTCTACCGGTTCCTGGATGGGGAGCTGGAATCGGGGGACGAGGAGCACTTCCGGCTCCATCTGGCCCTCTGCCGTGCGTGCGCCAGCGGGCTGCATGATGCCATGCAGCTGGAGATGCTCAGCGTCCAGGCCCTGTGTGGCGCGGTGGCCCACAACGACGCGCCGCCACCGCCCACCCCCTCCGTCCGCGCGCCGTTCCGCCTCTCATTGCCGCGCGGCCGGTGGCGCCATGCGCTGGGCGCGGTGCTGGCCATGGGGCTGGGCGCGCTCGCCGCGTTCATGACCGGGGACGGCTTCCGGCCGGGGGACGCGTGGCGGGCGGATGCGTCCGCGCGGGAGCTGGAGGCGCGCATCGCGTACCCGGCCGCGGACCGCTACCTCCCCTACGTTCCCGTCCGGACGGGGGCGGGGGGCACCGCGGCGCTCGCGACCGAACCGCCGGTGCCCCTGCGGACCCTGGCGGCGCTGGAGGAGCGGGGGGACCTGCACGGCATCGCGGCGGCCTACCTGGTGCGTGGCGAATTGCGTCAGGCGTCGGACTTCCTGGCGCGCAGCGCCCCCTCGCTGGACCGGGACAGCGACCGGGCCGTGGTGGCGATGGCGGCGGGGGACTGGCGGCGCGCCCTGGACCTGCTCGAAGGCGTGCTGCGTCAGGCACCGGACCATCCCCAGGCCCTGTGGAACCGGGCGCTGGTGCTCCGGGCCATGGGGCTCCCGCTCCAGGCGGCGGAGGCCTTCGAGGCCGTGGCCCGCCGGGGGGAGCCGGGGTGGAGCGAAGAGGCCGGAATCCGGGCCCTGGCGCTCCGGCAGGGGGGCTCCTTCTTGAAATGA